The nucleotide sequence GGAATATTACTGCCAAAAATCTCATAAATTGCCTTTGCTTCGTTGGTATCGCCTATGGGGGTAGAAGTGGCGTGCGCATTGATATAGTCGATTTCACTGGCTTGTATTCCTGCATTTTTGAGGGCGCGTGCCATAGCACGGGCAGGACCTTCTACATTGGGTGTAGAGATATGTCCGCCATTAGACGAAAAGCCGTAGCCTACCACCTCAGCAATTGGGGTTGCCCCACGCCTCATCGCCGACTCGTAACTCTCCAACACCAAAGTAGCTGCCCCTCCACTGGGTACTAAGCCGTCTCTACCGGTATCGAAGGGACGAGAAGCCAAAGTGGGTTCGTCCTCACGCATTGAGAAGACCCCAAGACCATCGAAACTGCCCATACTATACTTGTTGATTTCCTGAGCTCCGCCACATATTACGCAGTCTTGCATACCGCTTTGGATAAGCAAGTAGCCTAAGCCTACCGAATGCGACCCACTGGCACAAGCTGCGCTGATACTCATATTTACCCCTCGCAATTGGAAGAGAGTTGAGAGGTTCATCGTTACGGTAGAGTTCATCGTACGGAACACCGCCCCAGAGCCTACGAGAGTAGTATCTTTCTTCTCTCTTATCTTATCGTTTGTAAGAATTACCGACTCGGCTACACTGTCGTTGCCGTAGAGGATTCCCACTTCGTTTTGTTGTAAGAAATCGCTATCGATACCGGCATTTTTAAGCGCTTCGAGCGTTGCCATATAGGCAAATTCGCTTTCTTGCCCCATAGAAATACGCTCGCGACGACCTAAGAGTCCTTTTAGGTCGGGGTTTTCTACAAAGCCCGTCAGCGCCGACCGATAGCCGTATTCTTTGCGCTCGAGCAAAAAAACAATACCCGATTTACCTTGGTATAACGAATCGCGCACTTCGCCCAGTGAAGTGCCTATACAGGAATAAATACCCATTCCGGTGATAACTACTCTCATAAATTCAATTAGAAAATTAGCAGATTAGCAAATTAGAAAATGTAGGGGCAAAGGTAAGAAATAATACTGATAATGCCAAATAATGCCAGAAATACTGATAATTAACTTTGCCAAAATTTCAAACTTTGGCAAAGTGTGTACCGCAAAACGTGACGCATAAGAGCTTTCGAAAGATAACGGAAAGGCACGAAAGAAGAAAGGGAGGCTTTTTGGTGAAAAAAGGGTGTAAGGAGGGTGGGGTTAGCTTATAGAGAGCTTATAGGAAGCTTATACGAATCTTGGACGATTGGTATAGAAAGGGTATATAAATGATTGATTAATAATATAATACAACAAGGCTAAAAATGGTAAAAAGAGGGTTTCGAGACGAAAGAAAGAGGAAGAGGTGATAGGCCTTAGGCCATAGGCAATAGGGGGAGTATGATGGAAAAAATAATGAAACATCCCCCTTTACACATACCCAGCTGTCGCTGGCTACCTTCAAAGGGGGAATTTGTGGCGAGTCATTTATTCGGTAAGCCCCCGAACCCCCGAAGGGGGACAAGCTGGAAAAGGAGACAAACCTCCCCCTTCTCACATACTCCGCTATCGTGGTGCACATACCCAGCTGTCGCTGGCTACCTTCGAAGGGGGAATGTGATGACGGAGAAGGAAAGAAATGACGAATGACGAGAGGCGAATGACGAAGGAAATGTGATGAAAATCTCTTGCTGGCTATCTTCAAAAGGGGAATGTGGCGAGTCATTTATTCGGTAAGCCCCCGAACCCCCGAAGGGGGACAAGCTGGAAAAGGAGACAAACCTCCCCTTTACACATACTCCGCTATCGCGAGGCAGATACTCAGCTATCACTGGC is from Capnocytophaga ochracea DSM 7271 and encodes:
- a CDS encoding beta-ketoacyl-[acyl-carrier-protein] synthase family protein, translating into MRVVITGMGIYSCIGTSLGEVRDSLYQGKSGIVFLLERKEYGYRSALTGFVENPDLKGLLGRRERISMGQESEFAYMATLEALKNAGIDSDFLQQNEVGILYGNDSVAESVILTNDKIREKKDTTLVGSGAVFRTMNSTVTMNLSTLFQLRGVNMSISAACASGSHSVGLGYLLIQSGMQDCVICGGAQEINKYSMGSFDGLGVFSMREDEPTLASRPFDTGRDGLVPSGGAATLVLESYESAMRRGATPIAEVVGYGFSSNGGHISTPNVEGPARAMARALKNAGIQASEIDYINAHATSTPIGDTNEAKAIYEIFGSNIPVSSTKSMTGHECWMAGASEVIYSVLMMQNSFIAPNINFETPDEASAKLNIIPETVERPIKAFLSNSFGFGGTNSALVVKAFIS
- a CDS encoding phosphinothricin acetyltransferase encodes the protein MWRVIYSVSPRTPEGGQAGKGDKPPPSHILRYRGAHTQLSLATFEGGM